Proteins encoded by one window of Aphis gossypii isolate Hap1 chromosome X, ASM2018417v2, whole genome shotgun sequence:
- the LOC114122078 gene encoding uncharacterized protein LOC114122078 — translation MDTTDLCFICDTELNYNNRVQLTTTHAKLSNKSLPEIFAGVLGEEYFVVILNENDYACKNCASLLNRVEQLERDLKLVKNAVLTIVKKKHGLLIPDKDDQVVKVDKKDLSDESPPPKVSNPLKLNEPPNILINDINRGIEFLHIRHKPQQVLTPQQVQIPQQVQIPQQVPMPTHSNAIQPGESIISENATRILTPVRQKKMQLYRCQECNNRYYNGDQYVQHIQRDHKKSTLNNLEKQEE, via the exons atgg atacgaCGGATCTTTGTTTCATTTGTGATacagaattaaattataataatcgtgtACAGTTAACTACCACTCATGCAAAACTGAGTAATAAATCATTACCAGAAATTTTTGCCGGTGTTTTAGGAGAAGAATATTTTGTGGTTATTCTTAACGAAAATGATTACGCGTGTAAAAATTGTGCATCACTGTTGAACCGAGTTGAACAATTGGAAAGAGATTTGAAACTTGTTAAAAACGCAGTGTTAACAATCGTAAAAAAGAAGCATGGATTATTAATTCCTGATAAAGATGATcag GTTGTGAAAGTAGACAAGAAAGATTTGAGTGATGAAAGTCCTCCTCCAAAAGTATCAAATCCTTTGAAACTAAATGAACCTCCTAACATccttattaatgatattaaccgaggaattgaatttttacatataCGACATAAACCACAACAAGTACTTACACCACAACAAGTACAGATTCCGCAACAAGTACAGATTCCACAACAAGTACCAATGCCAACTCATTCAAATGCAATACAACCTGGAGAATCCATTATTAGTGAAAATGCTACTAGAATATTAACTCCG gtacGGCAAAAGAAAATGCAGCTTTATAGATGTCAGGAATGTAACAATCGTTACTACAACGGAGACCAATATGTTCAACACATTCAAAGAGATCATAAAAAgtcaactttaaataatttg gaaaaaCAAGAAGAATAG